The following coding sequences are from one Ooceraea biroi isolate clonal line C1 chromosome 5, Obir_v5.4, whole genome shotgun sequence window:
- the LOC105287017 gene encoding uncharacterized protein LOC105287017 isoform X2, with the protein MAEAPSENVPRPVSVVAVDGAAVDNARSDADRETRDNARSFTSTEAQTEGLALHGGPPSQTEEVSDGMRDARRRERRIRRQHRRALRSCSIPPTYPAAAPGCQAASTAPGVPLVPPARGFLHPPPPHLGLRGLSLGLPFPVPASVFGRDAVPKQCCGLSSPPVRWSILGVGFVGLVCAGAGTLLGALKASGRDHFVGIFMSGIGVLLVLVSAVAWRLTNQNYCGSFLGFTGISSRIPPARPIHPYAAMIYPEFQFRTPPPSYQASMQEYRLRLLLLDRLQPASSPPPTYRSNAGSIVAPGTARESRPPSYCAETNVTPSNVALVPSKKDANLVRIVQTESEPVILSGDQTPPVAAVEVLAHL; encoded by the exons ATGGCCGAAGCCCCGTCCGAGAATGTCCCGAGGCCCGTGagcgtcgtcgccgtcgacgGCGCTGCCGTGGACAACGCCAGGAGTGACGCGGACCGG GAAACGCGAGACAATGCTCGGTCCTTCACCTCGACGGAGGCGCAGACGGAGGGTCTGGCACTTCACGGTGGGCCGCCGAGTCAGACCGAGGAGGTTTCCGATGGCATGCGAGACGCGCGTAGGCGAGAACGGCGAATACGCCGACAGCATCGTCGCGCTCTGAGATCGTGTTCTATACCGCCGACGTATCCCGCGGCCGCGCCTGGCTGCCAGGCAGCTTCGACCGCGCCAGGGGTTCCGCTAGTGCCACCCGCCAGGGGTTTCCTTCACCCACCGCCTCCACATTTGGGTCTCCGAGGTCTTAGCCTCGGTCTGCCCTTTCCCGTACCTGCGAGCGTCTTCGGAAG GGACGCAGTGCCGAAACAGTGTTGCGGTTTAAGTTCTCCGCCAGTACGTTGGTCCATACTGGGTGTCGGCTTCGTAGGTCTTGTCTGCGCCGGTGCCGGTACTCTCCTCGGCGCTCTCAAGGCTTCCGGCCGTGATCACTTCGTGGGAATATTCATGTCTG GTATAGGAGTGCTGTTGGTATTGGTGAGCGCAGTCGCATGGCGATTAACCAACCAAAATTATTGCGGCAGCTTCTTGGGTTTCACAGGTATCTCTAGCAGGATACCGCCCGCGAGGCCGATACATCCGTACGCCGCTATGATCTATCCGGAATTCCAGTTTAGAACGCCGCCACCAAGTTACCAG GCTAGTATGCAGGAGTACAGACTCCGGTTATTACTGTTGGACCGACTGCAGCCCGCATCATCGCCGCCGCCGACTTACAGATCGAACGCAGGGAGCATCGTGGCGCCCGGTACAGCGAGAGAGAGTCGGCCGCCGAGTTACTGCGCCGAGACCAACGTCACACCGAGCAACGTCGCGCTGGTACCTTCGAAGAAGGATGCGAATCTCGTGAGGATTGTCCAGACCGAATCCGAGCCAGTCATTCTCAGTGGCGATCAGACGCCACCCGTGGCCGCTGTCGAAGTACTGGCGCATCTTTAA
- the LOC105287019 gene encoding caskin-1 isoform X3 gives MRRISVGGMSRPSKAVTQAKKVAPPAVPDVFRHSGSSFGSAGYASSEDSCFLSGSGPGGTTDDGSYGMPSGKSPGPIFTHPGFAFPPVVGKYAHAEDQGIDMTQSPGRDSPGSSGSGSGSRHSTASLDSGRASGYHLGPRGPGALASSPRCSISSLGSHPDRPADLDVVHAWLTELQFEEYFPLFASAGYDLATITRMTPEDLTAIGIKKPNHRKRLKAEIDNLNIGDGLPEHVPGSLEEWLRLLRLEEYLSALHQQGMRSVEDVTTLTWEDLEDIGIVRLGHQKKLLLAIKRVKDIRAGKRIQPLDLARLPPHPGHTQDVVIQRGGPDLPSPDEDCSSPVLRSFQRGGNDATSGATWRSMYAALPTDYNTVGRTGSRGKSLESLEDAPLGYPPSPAPASHPQPLVDWRPRSFEDGDLTPTNDASVVDAGGGTLPRPRHCLVRPRPVAKVTATPGQYKSLPRDFDNKYQLTYGLESSPHLPKRCPPSPPRRQSSRDASNSSVVGVGGTAVGDVVIDCSGPVPTATCDDHHLHQHHHQHHHLLHHASPPPPAPTPAPSTPPQLNRPPPSMSRSWGSVGVNVNEEHELIATLALQHRNGSDASFKSSSSTESDSLPFANENAGTIKQRAGRAQDYVPSGPNSIAAHMVNHHSGGEPADVLNDIGNMLANLTDELDAMLEEEKRQGLNS, from the exons ATGAGACGCATCAGCG TTGGCGGTATGAGCCGGCCGTCCAAAGCCGTGACCCAAGCGAAGAAAGTAGCGCCACCGGCTGTACCAGACGTGTTTCGACACTCTGGTTCCTCTTTTGGCTCGGCTGGATATGCTAGCAGCGAGGATAGCTGCTTCCTCTCCGGAAGCGGCCCCGGAGGTACGACGGACGATGGTTCCTACGGGATGCCATCTGGAAAAAGTCCGGGACCTATTTTTACCCATCCTGGCTTTGCCTTCCCGCCGGTCGTCGGCAAGTACGCCCACGCCGAAGATCAAG GTATTGACATGACCCAGAGCCCTGGCAGGGACAGTCCTGGTAGTTCGGGATCAGGTTCCGGTTCCAGACATTCCACAGCGTCGCTCGACTCGGGGAGGGCGTCTGGATATCACTTGGGACCTAGAGGACCCGGTGCTCTCGCCTCATCTCCCAGGTGTTCCATCAGTTCTCTCGGGAGTCATCCTGATCGGCCAGCGGATCTGGACGTTGTTCACGCCTGGTTGACCGAGCTTCAATTTGAAGAGTACTTTCCTTTGTTCGCTTCCGCGGGTTACGACCTCGCTACTATAACGCGCATGACACCGGAGGATCTCACGGCAATAG GTATCAAAAAACCTAATCACAGAAAGCGGCTGAAGGCGGAAATAGACAATTTGAATATAGGGGATGGGTTACCGGAACACGTACCCGGCTCGCTGGAAGAATGGCTCAGGCTTCTCAGGCTCGAGGAATACCTCAGCGCGCTTCATCAACAAGGTATGCGTTCCGTTGAAGACGTGACGACTCTCACCTGGGAGGACCTCGAGGACATTGGCATCGTACGTCTGGGGCATCAGAAGAAATTACTGCTGGCGATTAAAAGAGTTAAGGATATCCGCGCCGGCAAACGTATACAGCCACTTGATCTCGCGCGTCTGCCGCCACATCCTGGACACACACAG gATGTTGTTATTCAACGAGGTGGACCCGATCTGCCATCGCCCGACGAGGATTGCTCCTCGCCTGTGCTCAGATCTTTCCAAAGAGGTGGGAATGACGCAACCTCCGGTGCTACTTGGAGAAGTATGTACGCCGCGCTTCCAACCGACTATAACACAGTCGGTCGTACTGGTTCTCGGGGGAAATCCCTGGAGAGTTTGGAGGATGCACCTCTTGGTTATCCTCCGTCACCAGCACCGGCGTCGCATCCGCAACCCCTCGTGGACTGGCGTCCACGCAGCTTCGAGGACGGCGATCTCACGCCGACGAATGACGCTTCCGTTGTAGACGCCGGTGGCGGCACTCTGCCGCGACCGAGACACTGTCTCGTTCGTCCGCGGCCTGTGGCTAAGGTCACCGCGACGCCGGGGCAATACAAGTCCCTGCCCAGGGACTTCGACAACAAGTATCAGTTAACGTACGGGCTCGAGAGCAGCCCGCACCTTCCGAAACGATGTCCTCCATCGCCCCCGAGGCGACAGAGTTCCAGAGACGCAAGCAATTCTTCCGTGGTTGGCGTGGGCGGCACGGCGGTCGGCGACGTCGTGATAGATTGCAGCGGGCCAGTACCAACCGCCACGTGTGATGATCATCATCTGCATCAACACCATCATCAACACCATCATCTGCTTCATCATGcatcgccaccaccgccgGCACCGACACCGGCGCCTTCCACGCCACCGCAACTAAACCGACCGCCTCCCTCCATGTCGCGCTCATGGGGCAGCGTTGGTGTTAACGTCAACGAAGAGCACGAGCTGATTGCCACTCTCGCTCTGCAGCATCGCAACGGTTCGGACGCTAGTTTCAAG TCGAGTTCCAGTACGGAGTCGGACTCGTTGCCGTTTGCCAATGAGAATGCCGGCACGATTAAGCAGAGAGCCGGCCGTGCGCAAGACTACGTACCGAGTGGACCGAACAGTATCGCCGCTCACATGGTCAATCATCATTCCGGTGGTGAGCCAGCGGACGTTTTGAACGATATCGGAAATATGCTTGCCAATCTCACGGAcgagctcgatgcgatgcTCGAGGAAGAAAAGCGCCAAGGCCTGAACTCATAA
- the LOC105287017 gene encoding uncharacterized protein LOC105287017 isoform X1, which produces MAEAPSENVPRPVSVVAVDGAAVDNARSDADRVQETRDNARSFTSTEAQTEGLALHGGPPSQTEEVSDGMRDARRRERRIRRQHRRALRSCSIPPTYPAAAPGCQAASTAPGVPLVPPARGFLHPPPPHLGLRGLSLGLPFPVPASVFGRDAVPKQCCGLSSPPVRWSILGVGFVGLVCAGAGTLLGALKASGRDHFVGIFMSGIGVLLVLVSAVAWRLTNQNYCGSFLGFTGISSRIPPARPIHPYAAMIYPEFQFRTPPPSYQASMQEYRLRLLLLDRLQPASSPPPTYRSNAGSIVAPGTARESRPPSYCAETNVTPSNVALVPSKKDANLVRIVQTESEPVILSGDQTPPVAAVEVLAHL; this is translated from the exons ATGGCCGAAGCCCCGTCCGAGAATGTCCCGAGGCCCGTGagcgtcgtcgccgtcgacgGCGCTGCCGTGGACAACGCCAGGAGTGACGCGGACCGGGTACAG GAAACGCGAGACAATGCTCGGTCCTTCACCTCGACGGAGGCGCAGACGGAGGGTCTGGCACTTCACGGTGGGCCGCCGAGTCAGACCGAGGAGGTTTCCGATGGCATGCGAGACGCGCGTAGGCGAGAACGGCGAATACGCCGACAGCATCGTCGCGCTCTGAGATCGTGTTCTATACCGCCGACGTATCCCGCGGCCGCGCCTGGCTGCCAGGCAGCTTCGACCGCGCCAGGGGTTCCGCTAGTGCCACCCGCCAGGGGTTTCCTTCACCCACCGCCTCCACATTTGGGTCTCCGAGGTCTTAGCCTCGGTCTGCCCTTTCCCGTACCTGCGAGCGTCTTCGGAAG GGACGCAGTGCCGAAACAGTGTTGCGGTTTAAGTTCTCCGCCAGTACGTTGGTCCATACTGGGTGTCGGCTTCGTAGGTCTTGTCTGCGCCGGTGCCGGTACTCTCCTCGGCGCTCTCAAGGCTTCCGGCCGTGATCACTTCGTGGGAATATTCATGTCTG GTATAGGAGTGCTGTTGGTATTGGTGAGCGCAGTCGCATGGCGATTAACCAACCAAAATTATTGCGGCAGCTTCTTGGGTTTCACAGGTATCTCTAGCAGGATACCGCCCGCGAGGCCGATACATCCGTACGCCGCTATGATCTATCCGGAATTCCAGTTTAGAACGCCGCCACCAAGTTACCAG GCTAGTATGCAGGAGTACAGACTCCGGTTATTACTGTTGGACCGACTGCAGCCCGCATCATCGCCGCCGCCGACTTACAGATCGAACGCAGGGAGCATCGTGGCGCCCGGTACAGCGAGAGAGAGTCGGCCGCCGAGTTACTGCGCCGAGACCAACGTCACACCGAGCAACGTCGCGCTGGTACCTTCGAAGAAGGATGCGAATCTCGTGAGGATTGTCCAGACCGAATCCGAGCCAGTCATTCTCAGTGGCGATCAGACGCCACCCGTGGCCGCTGTCGAAGTACTGGCGCATCTTTAA
- the LOC105287019 gene encoding caskin-1 isoform X2, producing the protein MAITVVSNCLGPPPLPPGKRFLHKSSRKLSSTYKSFRDPAVEAWLPHGILEDSPMAKSRPDETIGHGVTAKRSLFRSCSEGNLYARKTAVVLANSTPLDKCIKAIYGSWKNLLHFGGMSRPSKAVTQAKKVAPPAVPDVFRHSGSSFGSAGYASSEDSCFLSGSGPGGIDMTQSPGRDSPGSSGSGSGSRHSTASLDSGRASGYHLGPRGPGALASSPRCSISSLGSHPDRPADLDVVHAWLTELQFEEYFPLFASAGYDLATITRMTPEDLTAIGIKKPNHRKRLKAEIDNLNIGDGLPEHVPGSLEEWLRLLRLEEYLSALHQQGMRSVEDVTTLTWEDLEDIGIVRLGHQKKLLLAIKRVKDIRAGKRIQPLDLARLPPHPGHTQDVVIQRGGPDLPSPDEDCSSPVLRSFQRGGNDATSGATWRSMYAALPTDYNTVGRTGSRGKSLESLEDAPLGYPPSPAPASHPQPLVDWRPRSFEDGDLTPTNDASVVDAGGGTLPRPRHCLVRPRPVAKVTATPGQYKSLPRDFDNKYQLTYGLESSPHLPKRCPPSPPRRQSSRDASNSSVVGVGGTAVGDVVIDCSGPVPTATCDDHHLHQHHHQHHHLLHHASPPPPAPTPAPSTPPQLNRPPPSMSRSWGSVGVNVNEEHELIATLALQHRNGSDASFKSSSSTESDSLPFANENAGTIKQRAGRAQDYVPSGPNSIAAHMVNHHSGGEPADVLNDIGNMLANLTDELDAMLEEEKRQGLNS; encoded by the exons ATGGCGATCACCGTCGTGAGCAACTGCCTGGGCCCACCGCCTTTGCCACCCGGGAAACGGTTTCTGCACAAGTCTTCAAGAAAGTTGTCGTCCACATACAAAAGCTTCCGCGACCCCGCCGTGGAAGCCTGGCTGCCCCATGGGATCCTGGAAGATAGTCCTATGGCGAAGTCGCGCCCCGACGAGACGATTGGTCATGGGGTCACCGCTAAGCGGAGTCTCTTCAGAAGTTGCTCCGAGGGTAATTTGTACGCGCGCAAAACGGCGGTCGTGCTGGCGAACAGTACGCCCCTGGACAAGTGCATCAAGGCGATTTACGGCAGCTGGAAAAACCTCTTGCATT TTGGCGGTATGAGCCGGCCGTCCAAAGCCGTGACCCAAGCGAAGAAAGTAGCGCCACCGGCTGTACCAGACGTGTTTCGACACTCTGGTTCCTCTTTTGGCTCGGCTGGATATGCTAGCAGCGAGGATAGCTGCTTCCTCTCCGGAAGCGGCCCCGGAG GTATTGACATGACCCAGAGCCCTGGCAGGGACAGTCCTGGTAGTTCGGGATCAGGTTCCGGTTCCAGACATTCCACAGCGTCGCTCGACTCGGGGAGGGCGTCTGGATATCACTTGGGACCTAGAGGACCCGGTGCTCTCGCCTCATCTCCCAGGTGTTCCATCAGTTCTCTCGGGAGTCATCCTGATCGGCCAGCGGATCTGGACGTTGTTCACGCCTGGTTGACCGAGCTTCAATTTGAAGAGTACTTTCCTTTGTTCGCTTCCGCGGGTTACGACCTCGCTACTATAACGCGCATGACACCGGAGGATCTCACGGCAATAG GTATCAAAAAACCTAATCACAGAAAGCGGCTGAAGGCGGAAATAGACAATTTGAATATAGGGGATGGGTTACCGGAACACGTACCCGGCTCGCTGGAAGAATGGCTCAGGCTTCTCAGGCTCGAGGAATACCTCAGCGCGCTTCATCAACAAGGTATGCGTTCCGTTGAAGACGTGACGACTCTCACCTGGGAGGACCTCGAGGACATTGGCATCGTACGTCTGGGGCATCAGAAGAAATTACTGCTGGCGATTAAAAGAGTTAAGGATATCCGCGCCGGCAAACGTATACAGCCACTTGATCTCGCGCGTCTGCCGCCACATCCTGGACACACACAG gATGTTGTTATTCAACGAGGTGGACCCGATCTGCCATCGCCCGACGAGGATTGCTCCTCGCCTGTGCTCAGATCTTTCCAAAGAGGTGGGAATGACGCAACCTCCGGTGCTACTTGGAGAAGTATGTACGCCGCGCTTCCAACCGACTATAACACAGTCGGTCGTACTGGTTCTCGGGGGAAATCCCTGGAGAGTTTGGAGGATGCACCTCTTGGTTATCCTCCGTCACCAGCACCGGCGTCGCATCCGCAACCCCTCGTGGACTGGCGTCCACGCAGCTTCGAGGACGGCGATCTCACGCCGACGAATGACGCTTCCGTTGTAGACGCCGGTGGCGGCACTCTGCCGCGACCGAGACACTGTCTCGTTCGTCCGCGGCCTGTGGCTAAGGTCACCGCGACGCCGGGGCAATACAAGTCCCTGCCCAGGGACTTCGACAACAAGTATCAGTTAACGTACGGGCTCGAGAGCAGCCCGCACCTTCCGAAACGATGTCCTCCATCGCCCCCGAGGCGACAGAGTTCCAGAGACGCAAGCAATTCTTCCGTGGTTGGCGTGGGCGGCACGGCGGTCGGCGACGTCGTGATAGATTGCAGCGGGCCAGTACCAACCGCCACGTGTGATGATCATCATCTGCATCAACACCATCATCAACACCATCATCTGCTTCATCATGcatcgccaccaccgccgGCACCGACACCGGCGCCTTCCACGCCACCGCAACTAAACCGACCGCCTCCCTCCATGTCGCGCTCATGGGGCAGCGTTGGTGTTAACGTCAACGAAGAGCACGAGCTGATTGCCACTCTCGCTCTGCAGCATCGCAACGGTTCGGACGCTAGTTTCAAG TCGAGTTCCAGTACGGAGTCGGACTCGTTGCCGTTTGCCAATGAGAATGCCGGCACGATTAAGCAGAGAGCCGGCCGTGCGCAAGACTACGTACCGAGTGGACCGAACAGTATCGCCGCTCACATGGTCAATCATCATTCCGGTGGTGAGCCAGCGGACGTTTTGAACGATATCGGAAATATGCTTGCCAATCTCACGGAcgagctcgatgcgatgcTCGAGGAAGAAAAGCGCCAAGGCCTGAACTCATAA
- the LOC105287019 gene encoding caskin-1 isoform X4, whose amino-acid sequence MSRPSKAVTQAKKVAPPAVPDVFRHSGSSFGSAGYASSEDSCFLSGSGPGGTTDDGSYGMPSGKSPGPIFTHPGFAFPPVVGKYAHAEDQGIDMTQSPGRDSPGSSGSGSGSRHSTASLDSGRASGYHLGPRGPGALASSPRCSISSLGSHPDRPADLDVVHAWLTELQFEEYFPLFASAGYDLATITRMTPEDLTAIGIKKPNHRKRLKAEIDNLNIGDGLPEHVPGSLEEWLRLLRLEEYLSALHQQGMRSVEDVTTLTWEDLEDIGIVRLGHQKKLLLAIKRVKDIRAGKRIQPLDLARLPPHPGHTQDVVIQRGGPDLPSPDEDCSSPVLRSFQRGGNDATSGATWRSMYAALPTDYNTVGRTGSRGKSLESLEDAPLGYPPSPAPASHPQPLVDWRPRSFEDGDLTPTNDASVVDAGGGTLPRPRHCLVRPRPVAKVTATPGQYKSLPRDFDNKYQLTYGLESSPHLPKRCPPSPPRRQSSRDASNSSVVGVGGTAVGDVVIDCSGPVPTATCDDHHLHQHHHQHHHLLHHASPPPPAPTPAPSTPPQLNRPPPSMSRSWGSVGVNVNEEHELIATLALQHRNGSDASFKSSSSTESDSLPFANENAGTIKQRAGRAQDYVPSGPNSIAAHMVNHHSGGEPADVLNDIGNMLANLTDELDAMLEEEKRQGLNS is encoded by the exons ATGAGCCGGCCGTCCAAAGCCGTGACCCAAGCGAAGAAAGTAGCGCCACCGGCTGTACCAGACGTGTTTCGACACTCTGGTTCCTCTTTTGGCTCGGCTGGATATGCTAGCAGCGAGGATAGCTGCTTCCTCTCCGGAAGCGGCCCCGGAGGTACGACGGACGATGGTTCCTACGGGATGCCATCTGGAAAAAGTCCGGGACCTATTTTTACCCATCCTGGCTTTGCCTTCCCGCCGGTCGTCGGCAAGTACGCCCACGCCGAAGATCAAG GTATTGACATGACCCAGAGCCCTGGCAGGGACAGTCCTGGTAGTTCGGGATCAGGTTCCGGTTCCAGACATTCCACAGCGTCGCTCGACTCGGGGAGGGCGTCTGGATATCACTTGGGACCTAGAGGACCCGGTGCTCTCGCCTCATCTCCCAGGTGTTCCATCAGTTCTCTCGGGAGTCATCCTGATCGGCCAGCGGATCTGGACGTTGTTCACGCCTGGTTGACCGAGCTTCAATTTGAAGAGTACTTTCCTTTGTTCGCTTCCGCGGGTTACGACCTCGCTACTATAACGCGCATGACACCGGAGGATCTCACGGCAATAG GTATCAAAAAACCTAATCACAGAAAGCGGCTGAAGGCGGAAATAGACAATTTGAATATAGGGGATGGGTTACCGGAACACGTACCCGGCTCGCTGGAAGAATGGCTCAGGCTTCTCAGGCTCGAGGAATACCTCAGCGCGCTTCATCAACAAGGTATGCGTTCCGTTGAAGACGTGACGACTCTCACCTGGGAGGACCTCGAGGACATTGGCATCGTACGTCTGGGGCATCAGAAGAAATTACTGCTGGCGATTAAAAGAGTTAAGGATATCCGCGCCGGCAAACGTATACAGCCACTTGATCTCGCGCGTCTGCCGCCACATCCTGGACACACACAG gATGTTGTTATTCAACGAGGTGGACCCGATCTGCCATCGCCCGACGAGGATTGCTCCTCGCCTGTGCTCAGATCTTTCCAAAGAGGTGGGAATGACGCAACCTCCGGTGCTACTTGGAGAAGTATGTACGCCGCGCTTCCAACCGACTATAACACAGTCGGTCGTACTGGTTCTCGGGGGAAATCCCTGGAGAGTTTGGAGGATGCACCTCTTGGTTATCCTCCGTCACCAGCACCGGCGTCGCATCCGCAACCCCTCGTGGACTGGCGTCCACGCAGCTTCGAGGACGGCGATCTCACGCCGACGAATGACGCTTCCGTTGTAGACGCCGGTGGCGGCACTCTGCCGCGACCGAGACACTGTCTCGTTCGTCCGCGGCCTGTGGCTAAGGTCACCGCGACGCCGGGGCAATACAAGTCCCTGCCCAGGGACTTCGACAACAAGTATCAGTTAACGTACGGGCTCGAGAGCAGCCCGCACCTTCCGAAACGATGTCCTCCATCGCCCCCGAGGCGACAGAGTTCCAGAGACGCAAGCAATTCTTCCGTGGTTGGCGTGGGCGGCACGGCGGTCGGCGACGTCGTGATAGATTGCAGCGGGCCAGTACCAACCGCCACGTGTGATGATCATCATCTGCATCAACACCATCATCAACACCATCATCTGCTTCATCATGcatcgccaccaccgccgGCACCGACACCGGCGCCTTCCACGCCACCGCAACTAAACCGACCGCCTCCCTCCATGTCGCGCTCATGGGGCAGCGTTGGTGTTAACGTCAACGAAGAGCACGAGCTGATTGCCACTCTCGCTCTGCAGCATCGCAACGGTTCGGACGCTAGTTTCAAG TCGAGTTCCAGTACGGAGTCGGACTCGTTGCCGTTTGCCAATGAGAATGCCGGCACGATTAAGCAGAGAGCCGGCCGTGCGCAAGACTACGTACCGAGTGGACCGAACAGTATCGCCGCTCACATGGTCAATCATCATTCCGGTGGTGAGCCAGCGGACGTTTTGAACGATATCGGAAATATGCTTGCCAATCTCACGGAcgagctcgatgcgatgcTCGAGGAAGAAAAGCGCCAAGGCCTGAACTCATAA
- the LOC105287019 gene encoding caskin-1 isoform X1, with product MAITVVSNCLGPPPLPPGKRFLHKSSRKLSSTYKSFRDPAVEAWLPHGILEDSPMAKSRPDETIGHGVTAKRSLFRSCSEGNLYARKTAVVLANSTPLDKCIKAIYGSWKNLLHFGGMSRPSKAVTQAKKVAPPAVPDVFRHSGSSFGSAGYASSEDSCFLSGSGPGGTTDDGSYGMPSGKSPGPIFTHPGFAFPPVVGKYAHAEDQGIDMTQSPGRDSPGSSGSGSGSRHSTASLDSGRASGYHLGPRGPGALASSPRCSISSLGSHPDRPADLDVVHAWLTELQFEEYFPLFASAGYDLATITRMTPEDLTAIGIKKPNHRKRLKAEIDNLNIGDGLPEHVPGSLEEWLRLLRLEEYLSALHQQGMRSVEDVTTLTWEDLEDIGIVRLGHQKKLLLAIKRVKDIRAGKRIQPLDLARLPPHPGHTQDVVIQRGGPDLPSPDEDCSSPVLRSFQRGGNDATSGATWRSMYAALPTDYNTVGRTGSRGKSLESLEDAPLGYPPSPAPASHPQPLVDWRPRSFEDGDLTPTNDASVVDAGGGTLPRPRHCLVRPRPVAKVTATPGQYKSLPRDFDNKYQLTYGLESSPHLPKRCPPSPPRRQSSRDASNSSVVGVGGTAVGDVVIDCSGPVPTATCDDHHLHQHHHQHHHLLHHASPPPPAPTPAPSTPPQLNRPPPSMSRSWGSVGVNVNEEHELIATLALQHRNGSDASFKSSSSTESDSLPFANENAGTIKQRAGRAQDYVPSGPNSIAAHMVNHHSGGEPADVLNDIGNMLANLTDELDAMLEEEKRQGLNS from the exons ATGGCGATCACCGTCGTGAGCAACTGCCTGGGCCCACCGCCTTTGCCACCCGGGAAACGGTTTCTGCACAAGTCTTCAAGAAAGTTGTCGTCCACATACAAAAGCTTCCGCGACCCCGCCGTGGAAGCCTGGCTGCCCCATGGGATCCTGGAAGATAGTCCTATGGCGAAGTCGCGCCCCGACGAGACGATTGGTCATGGGGTCACCGCTAAGCGGAGTCTCTTCAGAAGTTGCTCCGAGGGTAATTTGTACGCGCGCAAAACGGCGGTCGTGCTGGCGAACAGTACGCCCCTGGACAAGTGCATCAAGGCGATTTACGGCAGCTGGAAAAACCTCTTGCATT TTGGCGGTATGAGCCGGCCGTCCAAAGCCGTGACCCAAGCGAAGAAAGTAGCGCCACCGGCTGTACCAGACGTGTTTCGACACTCTGGTTCCTCTTTTGGCTCGGCTGGATATGCTAGCAGCGAGGATAGCTGCTTCCTCTCCGGAAGCGGCCCCGGAGGTACGACGGACGATGGTTCCTACGGGATGCCATCTGGAAAAAGTCCGGGACCTATTTTTACCCATCCTGGCTTTGCCTTCCCGCCGGTCGTCGGCAAGTACGCCCACGCCGAAGATCAAG GTATTGACATGACCCAGAGCCCTGGCAGGGACAGTCCTGGTAGTTCGGGATCAGGTTCCGGTTCCAGACATTCCACAGCGTCGCTCGACTCGGGGAGGGCGTCTGGATATCACTTGGGACCTAGAGGACCCGGTGCTCTCGCCTCATCTCCCAGGTGTTCCATCAGTTCTCTCGGGAGTCATCCTGATCGGCCAGCGGATCTGGACGTTGTTCACGCCTGGTTGACCGAGCTTCAATTTGAAGAGTACTTTCCTTTGTTCGCTTCCGCGGGTTACGACCTCGCTACTATAACGCGCATGACACCGGAGGATCTCACGGCAATAG GTATCAAAAAACCTAATCACAGAAAGCGGCTGAAGGCGGAAATAGACAATTTGAATATAGGGGATGGGTTACCGGAACACGTACCCGGCTCGCTGGAAGAATGGCTCAGGCTTCTCAGGCTCGAGGAATACCTCAGCGCGCTTCATCAACAAGGTATGCGTTCCGTTGAAGACGTGACGACTCTCACCTGGGAGGACCTCGAGGACATTGGCATCGTACGTCTGGGGCATCAGAAGAAATTACTGCTGGCGATTAAAAGAGTTAAGGATATCCGCGCCGGCAAACGTATACAGCCACTTGATCTCGCGCGTCTGCCGCCACATCCTGGACACACACAG gATGTTGTTATTCAACGAGGTGGACCCGATCTGCCATCGCCCGACGAGGATTGCTCCTCGCCTGTGCTCAGATCTTTCCAAAGAGGTGGGAATGACGCAACCTCCGGTGCTACTTGGAGAAGTATGTACGCCGCGCTTCCAACCGACTATAACACAGTCGGTCGTACTGGTTCTCGGGGGAAATCCCTGGAGAGTTTGGAGGATGCACCTCTTGGTTATCCTCCGTCACCAGCACCGGCGTCGCATCCGCAACCCCTCGTGGACTGGCGTCCACGCAGCTTCGAGGACGGCGATCTCACGCCGACGAATGACGCTTCCGTTGTAGACGCCGGTGGCGGCACTCTGCCGCGACCGAGACACTGTCTCGTTCGTCCGCGGCCTGTGGCTAAGGTCACCGCGACGCCGGGGCAATACAAGTCCCTGCCCAGGGACTTCGACAACAAGTATCAGTTAACGTACGGGCTCGAGAGCAGCCCGCACCTTCCGAAACGATGTCCTCCATCGCCCCCGAGGCGACAGAGTTCCAGAGACGCAAGCAATTCTTCCGTGGTTGGCGTGGGCGGCACGGCGGTCGGCGACGTCGTGATAGATTGCAGCGGGCCAGTACCAACCGCCACGTGTGATGATCATCATCTGCATCAACACCATCATCAACACCATCATCTGCTTCATCATGcatcgccaccaccgccgGCACCGACACCGGCGCCTTCCACGCCACCGCAACTAAACCGACCGCCTCCCTCCATGTCGCGCTCATGGGGCAGCGTTGGTGTTAACGTCAACGAAGAGCACGAGCTGATTGCCACTCTCGCTCTGCAGCATCGCAACGGTTCGGACGCTAGTTTCAAG TCGAGTTCCAGTACGGAGTCGGACTCGTTGCCGTTTGCCAATGAGAATGCCGGCACGATTAAGCAGAGAGCCGGCCGTGCGCAAGACTACGTACCGAGTGGACCGAACAGTATCGCCGCTCACATGGTCAATCATCATTCCGGTGGTGAGCCAGCGGACGTTTTGAACGATATCGGAAATATGCTTGCCAATCTCACGGAcgagctcgatgcgatgcTCGAGGAAGAAAAGCGCCAAGGCCTGAACTCATAA